One window of the Triticum dicoccoides isolate Atlit2015 ecotype Zavitan chromosome 3B, WEW_v2.0, whole genome shotgun sequence genome contains the following:
- the LOC119278877 gene encoding uncharacterized protein LOC119278877 has translation MKREGFQHGAVRVNRNKLLRVAAGTGGDAAAAALELAGVAYARAPSKPTNASRDTGRCRRPRCAGCHAHPAAKARDKAKGAHKLRASDVALNHRLVSWRLVDGVGNAPAGTGGVPDYKGASASAVLAYLAGGNSWHQEDDDDDDEDQDDGADLQAPPRGISDLYDLIVGLQASAAPAPDGQQDGNNISVTPSDEIEEQDAEITDDADADEEEEDMGFCVVQGITIALEFSDGEEDWIVV, from the coding sequence ATGAAGAGGGAGGGCTTCCAGCACGGCGCCGTCCGGGTCAACCGCAACAAGCTGCTGCGGGTGGCCGCCGGCACCGGCGGCGACGCGGCGGCCGCGGCGCTGGAGCTCGCCGGCGTGGCGTACGCCAGGGCGCCGTCCAAGCCGACCAACGCGTCCAGGGACACGGGCCGGTGCCGCCGGCCCCGCTGCGCCGGCTGCCACGCGCACCCCGCCGCCAAGGCCCGGGACAAGGCCAAGGGCGCCCACAAGCTGCGCGCCTCCGACGTCGCCCTCAACCACCGCCTCGTCTCCTGGCGCCTCGTCGACGGCGTTGGGAACGCTCCGGCTGGCACGGGCGGCGTCCCCGACTACAagggcgcctccgcctccgccgtccTCGCCTACCTCGCCGGCGGCAACAGCTGGCaccaggaggacgacgacgacgacgacgaggaccagGACGACGGCGCCGACCTTCAGGCCCCCCCAAGGGGGATCTCCGACCTGTACGACCTCATCGTCGGCCTCCAGGCCAGCGCGGCCCCTGCGCCGGACGGCCAACAAGATGGCAACAACATATCAGTAACACCCAGCGATGAAATCGAGGAGCAGGATGCCGAAATCaccgacgacgccgacgccgacgaggaggaggaggacatgggGTTCTGCGTGGTGCAGGGCATCACCATCGCGCTCGAGTTCTCCGACGGGGAGGAGGACTGGATCGTGGTCTGA